The Mesorhizobium sp. B1-1-8 genome contains a region encoding:
- a CDS encoding outer membrane protein assembly factor BamD, whose product MFFSRVGQSVAPHRAVFLALSVVVPSLVLSACLSSEKDVNLATYVDQTEPADVLYNQGLANLNAGRLDEASKKFDAVDRQHPYSEFARKSMVMGAFADYRAGNYDEAIGSAKRYLTLYPSTDDAAYAQYIIGLSYYRQIKDVTQDQKEARQTVQTMQELVTRWPTSEYVDDAKDKIRFATDQLAGKEMQIGRYYLERREYIAAVKRFRTVVENYSNTRHVEEALARLTESYYAMGLTSEAQTAAAVLGHNYPDSQWYKDSYKLLQSNGLEPRENAGSWISKAGKLITGA is encoded by the coding sequence CTGTTTTCCTGGCGCTGTCGGTGGTCGTTCCTTCGCTGGTGCTGTCCGCCTGCCTGTCGTCCGAGAAGGACGTTAATCTGGCGACCTATGTCGACCAGACCGAACCGGCGGACGTTCTCTACAACCAGGGCCTCGCCAATTTGAACGCCGGCCGCCTGGACGAAGCGAGCAAGAAGTTCGATGCTGTCGACCGTCAGCATCCCTATTCGGAATTCGCCCGCAAATCGATGGTTATGGGCGCCTTCGCCGACTATCGCGCCGGCAATTATGACGAGGCGATCGGCTCGGCCAAGCGCTATCTGACGCTCTATCCGTCGACGGACGATGCTGCCTACGCGCAGTACATCATCGGCTTGAGCTACTACCGTCAGATCAAGGACGTCACCCAGGACCAGAAGGAAGCGCGCCAGACCGTGCAGACCATGCAGGAACTGGTGACGCGCTGGCCGACCTCCGAATATGTCGATGACGCCAAGGACAAGATCCGCTTCGCCACCGACCAGCTCGCCGGCAAGGAAATGCAGATCGGCCGCTATTATCTCGAGCGCCGCGAATATATCGCCGCCGTCAAGCGCTTCCGCACCGTGGTCGAGAATTATTCCAACACGCGCCATGTCGAAGAGGCGCTCGCGCGCCTGACCGAGAGCTATTACGCCATGGGTCTGACCTCGGAAGCGCAGACCGCCGCGGCGGTGCTTGGTCACAACTATCCGGACAGCCAGTGGTACAAGGACTCCTACAAGCTCCTGCAGAGCAATGGGCTTGAGCCGCGCGAAAATGCCGGGTCGTGGATCTCCAAGGCCGGGAAACTGATTACCGGCGCCTGA